A segment of the Corylus avellana chromosome ca2, CavTom2PMs-1.0 genome:
AACCTCTTCCTTTAGTTTATAAATATGATGCAAAACATATTTTTCCTATCACAGTGAGTACTATCATGCTCCAAACCACAATCATCTAGCTGTAGCATCATCGGGCTTCAATGCATCCCAACAAAAATGGAAAGCAACTATTATGCAACCCACCCCTGGAACTTAGAATGGCTGGCATGTTTTGGACGGTAGAAAGGGTAAGTTCTAGGTTTAAAGTGCCACTAACTTACctaacaaaatcaaaactttGGAATTATACAGTTGAAGTGCCAATTTTATTAAAGGCCCATCTCAACACTTCCGTCAATTATTCCTAACATGTCATAAATATAAGATGCACACAGGTTGCATGGAATAAATCTAACACTGTTCAAGTAGACTTAAGAATACTTTTTTCACAGTTTGAGATTCCACCCTTAATTAATGAAACAACTTACATCACTTAATCCCCCAGTTGCAGTGTGCAAAGAAAACATCAACACTATACCTACAATAGTCCCTTTTGTTTGTGTCTGAAAGCTAGAAGTATTCCCAGAATCTCAGATAAAGCACAAAAAGGGCTACCTGATTGTCACCAAACAAAACCCAATCCCAACTTTTATCCTAGTTAACGCTAACAAATGAAGATATCACtagcaataaataaaaaagtcacCCAAAAAGTCCAAAACCCATGAACATGCATTCATGAACTTCTCCGAGTATAAACTAAAATCGTAAAGGGCATTACTCTCAACTATATACAACAGCATAGACCAAAACATCTTTAACCATTCATTCAAAAGTGAATATTTATAAAGAAATCCTTGCCCATAAAAAGCTATTTCATATCCATATAAATCGCCAGTCTTTCCAGCACGAGTTCATAATCCTTATTGAAATTCTTCAACATTAGATTCTACTTACTGGGCATCAGTCACCATAACCACACACATacaaaaatcagatttttaGCTTCATTTCTCTTACTCATTTGTGTACGCAACAAGAAATtaacatgaaaaaaataaaagaaaaacaaaattcgaCAAGATATTAATAGTGGGGCGTGGAAGAGACCTCTGGATGTCCTTCTTCTGGGCGAGAAGGCACTCGAGAATGCACTCCTTGCAGAAGACATGACCTTTGAGGCAGCACAAGGCGTCAATTAGGGGCTTCAGGCAGAGGCAGCACGCGTCGAAGGGCTTGATGGAGTCTCTGCCCAGCCTCTCCCTCTGCGTCCCGTACCCTAGCTTCCTCTTCTCGTCGTACGTGAAGAACGCGAGGTCATTGTTGTTCTTCGAGTGCCTCTGCGGCATTTTTACCTCTCTCgcacaaaaacaaaacctaagCTTGGAGAAGACGAATGAAGCCTGAATTGAATCGAGCTTGTAGATTTGATTCAGTGATTtgggggttttttgttttttggtagaAGATGTTAAAGAGTCCTCGTCGCCAGACCTCATCGGGTCTGAATGGGCCAGGCCCAGATCCGATCCAGATTCGGTTAGATTAACTAGGCGGACCCTTAAGAAGATACCTGCCCGAGTAATTTTGGGACGTGGTTTAGGCTTATCAGATAGAAAGCCCAGCCTGGCCCGAAGACAAAAACAtgagaatttcttttttttttttcttttttacgtGTCGACACAAGAGTGCGGAgagggaattcgaactagtgatttcAGTTTCATAAGGCGTAATCCCTAGCCAATTGAACTActtctttaaaactaaaacataagaattttattataatttttggaGTTCGGATAATTTGATAAGATCCATCTAATTTTAAGAGTACGTTTAGGTttgcgatttttaaaaacgcaattacttgttttcttttaaaattatgcgttttaaaaaaaaaagtacatcgTTACATGCGttgtgcattttcaaatcacaattttttgaaaacacaagtctaaaaaatctattttttactatttggtttaaaattcgcATTTCTGTCTATAAAGTTACACCCTAAATGAAATGGACATAATATCcttaagattttatttaataatgtaccttgtttcttcatcttctgttcttttttttttaagggaaattcTAACGGATAAGATGTTATCATGGTAGCGTTGAGATAAAGATTAATGTTTGATTCCTCCTTCTcatctttttttggttgaaaaaaaggataatataagaaatttaaatgataaaataaattgcaaagaagaatatataaaattaattaaatatttggatAAGGAAACTATGGAAATTCCAAAGGGACAAATATTGAAACTTTCACTGACAGTTCTGACACATTTGAAACTTGTCCCTCACATATAGCGGGTCGCCGCTGCCTCCATACACCGCCTGGTGAcacaagagaaaaataaaacaagcatATCCAAATCTTCCCCAAAAGCTATTCTCTTCCCAAAACCCACGACAACGCCGAAAGAAACACATCAACAAAAAAACATCCAAACAGTTAAAAAACCGAAGAAAAAACTATTATGGCTTCTCCGAAGCACGCAACGGCGATAACGGTGCAGCCGTCGTCGCCGAGGTTCCCGACGAGCGGGACGCCAACGGCCGGGGCCCAGCGGAAGATCGGGATAGCCGTGGATCTGAGTGACGAGAGCGCCTTCGCGGTGAAATGGGCGGTACAGAACTATCTGCGGCCCGGGGACGCCGTGATCCTGGTTCACGTGCGGCCTACGAGCGTCCTTTACGGCGCGGACTGGGGCGCCATCGACGTGGCGGTGGCAGAGGACGAGCAGTCCCAGCAGAAGCTGGAGAACGAGTTCGACGCTTTCACGTCCACCAAGGCCAACGACCTGGCGCAGCCCCTTGTGGAGGCTCAAATTCCCTTCAAGATCCACATCGTCAAGGACCACGACATGAAGGAGCGCCTCTGCCTCGAGGTGGAGCGCCTAGGTTTGAGCACTGTCATCATGGGCAGCCGCGGCTTCGGCGCCTCCCGCCGCGCCTCCAAGGCCCGGCTCGGCAGCGTAAGCGACTACTGCGTGCACCACTGCGTCTGCCCCGTCGTCATTGTTCGCTTCCCCGACGAGAAGGATGTAGAAAAGGCTGTTCTGGAGGAGGATCCGGAGTACCATGACGCATTGGATTAGCAAACTGGTAATTTCGATTAGTTAGTTGATAATCCAATCTTTATTACATTTCTCTAAGATTGATATATTTGCATATGATTGTTTGTGTATTAATTAGAGCATATAGTAGTTTGAACGAATTATTTGCTAAATGATATCATTTAACATTCAATTCTCTATGCTGATTATGATTGAATGATGTTATTATGCCGATGCAGATTAACTTAACTATGCTCTTTCTTTAGTTCATCAGCCTCATGTCATGTTCTTTGAACTTGATATTAAATTTCTTGTTCTTAATCGATGGTTAATGCAATATATTGAAAATGATCGTTTAGTTTTAAAAGTGTCTCCTtatcaaacaaattttaaagtgTCTCTTGTCAAAGTTATAAACAGTCTTTTGTTGCAGCCATTTTTGCTGAACTTTATCATTTCAGAAAGTGAAACATCACGACAGCCATATTTTGCGGATCTCGTTCAATTTTGGTCTTCTTTCACATCGCTTTAACCGTTTCAATGTATTTGTCATGAACTCTGAATTCCCATATTTGCTGATACCtgatacatgtttttttttttcctttccttttaatggcataataataaagaaagtgCTTGGGTTACTACAACTTATTTGTAGTTCACATGAGTGGCACGTGGCACAACATAGGTGAAAAtattaagcaataaaatttgacaaataaatttaattgtttagtggcTGACATGCTAAGTGCCACGTATAACAGActtgtagtaaaagttgtagtatTCATAATAGTACTCTAATAATAAACTCAAAGgcattaaatatttttcctaCCCTTTTTTCTTGTTCAAATATAACTTTGGTTTTGTGGGTTCAAATAGTTCAACAGATTTTATCCTTTAGTTTCAGACTCCATATTTATTTTCCCAATTGTAAACCTTATATGATTACTGCCATTTTTGGTGAAATGTTTTATTCAGAAAGAGAAACATAATGATGTTGTTTATCCCACATCGAGTTCAGTAACTGGTCATATCTTTGTAGAGATTAATAAAGCCcctttttgtgaaaaaaattaaatgctttAGTTGAAATCCCTTTGATTGAATTCTGTTTGCTGCATGGGAGTTTGTTGTTTGACTACACCTATGGTAATTCGATTTggcattaatttatttttgcttaaataTTTGTTGATGGTATTGTTGTTACTTCTTTAGGGATTAGGTAGAGGGGGTGGGGGTGATGGGTGGAGTTGTCTTGTAAACTTTTGCATATTTGAGTAACAAATTTCATTACGGAAGCACCTAAAAGGTGATGGAACCAAAAatacatgaagtatacaaacTGGAGTCACTCTTAAAGAGAAGAagactaaaagaaaagaaagaggagaaacaagaaagaaaatgatataagTCGTAAGTCCTAAAGTACAATGCATCTATATGCCAATGATTcccatctcaaatttttttctcctatGAAAACAAGGTGGAGGGTGTCGTCGTGCTTTCAAGACCTATAAGTTGTATCTAACCtgccaattaaaaaaaagtatgatgCGTGTATAAAATTATGATAGATATCTGGAGCTGTAATAGATGAATGAACTGAAAAACAGAGCAATGCCATTcccatctttttgttttcttcatcttcCCTAAAAGCCTTGTTCAGATGTAacttatttatttgattttttatatcataactGTAATTATTGGCTGtccaagaaagagagagagagagagagagagcagattTAATGCATAGAATGTCTTGACTCCTCATGACACTAAAAACCGTAGTTGAATTTCACCAAGTAGAGGAAAAAATTTTGGAATCAAAGTTCCTCGAGGGTTTGAAGATGCAGCTCACAGTAGTTGGGTTCGGTGGgttattaaatttgaaatgttgTTGAAGATATAATTGAACATGGTAAACTTTTATACCCAAGATATGATGGGAACGGATAAGTGTGAGATGGCAGATGTGCTAATGGAGCTTAAAGGAGTCTGCAGAAAAGAGTTTGGTGCGGCTAAAAGGAGCAGCACCCTTGAATCAATACGATGCAAGAGCAGCTTATGCTCTTGGGACCATCTAAGATGTAACTTGGCAAATGGAGTTAAGACTGTCCTCTTGTTGGAGGAACAGGAAAATGGTAGTCATGCTTGTCGAAGATCATGAACTGATGTCGTATGGCTAGTCACCGCAATGGCTAGGTGTTAGGCTACCCACGTTGGTGGGGAGATGTCTGAGCCATCCCCAGCCACCATTATGGCTGGCTGAGAAGggaagaacaagaaaatggCAGAGCAGTCACTTGGGCTTGGGAGTGGGTTCAGGGAGCTGTGGTGGGTTGGAGGACCGgtcaaaaaaacacttcaaaaaatCCGTTTACAAATATGACCTAGTGTTCTAATTTTTTATCATAAAGAAGTTGTTGCAGTTTTATCTTTTTCACGTGACTGATGTCATTAATTCTCTCTATTGTGTG
Coding sequences within it:
- the LOC132171117 gene encoding universal stress protein PHOS32-like, with protein sequence MASPKHATAITVQPSSPRFPTSGTPTAGAQRKIGIAVDLSDESAFAVKWAVQNYLRPGDAVILVHVRPTSVLYGADWGAIDVAVAEDEQSQQKLENEFDAFTSTKANDLAQPLVEAQIPFKIHIVKDHDMKERLCLEVERLGLSTVIMGSRGFGASRRASKARLGSVSDYCVHHCVCPVVIVRFPDEKDVEKAVLEEDPEYHDALD